In the Cyanobacteria bacterium GSL.Bin1 genome, one interval contains:
- a CDS encoding deacylase translates to MTDIKIVGETITPGKRCELEIPVARLITHTLLSLPVTILHGVEPGPCLWLSAAIHGDEVNGVEIIRQVLEQVNPQTLRGTLIAVPIVNVFGFLEQSRYLPDRRDLNRCFPGSPEGSLASRLAHLFMREIVSRCTHGIDLHTASDHRTNFPQIRANLKDPETYRCAKAFGAPVMIHATTRDGSLRQAAAKKGIPILLYEGGEALRFDPEAIRVGTNGILGVMNILGMTQFSPVTAFTAVEIEKTKWVRASRGGILRLQVRLGESVLKKQILATIANPFGKQGVKVRSPVAGLVIGQTQNPLVNQGDGIIHLAANPSE, encoded by the coding sequence ATGACCGATATCAAAATTGTTGGGGAAACCATTACTCCAGGTAAACGTTGTGAACTGGAAATTCCAGTGGCACGGTTGATTACACACACCCTGCTTTCTCTCCCGGTGACAATTTTACATGGGGTAGAACCGGGACCTTGCTTGTGGTTGAGTGCAGCGATTCATGGGGATGAGGTTAATGGGGTAGAGATTATCCGTCAAGTCTTAGAACAAGTGAACCCCCAAACCTTACGGGGAACCCTGATTGCAGTTCCCATTGTCAATGTCTTTGGTTTTTTGGAACAATCGCGCTATCTACCGGATCGCCGCGATCTCAATCGCTGCTTTCCGGGTTCTCCTGAAGGATCTCTGGCCTCTCGTTTAGCTCATTTATTTATGCGGGAAATTGTGAGTCGCTGTACCCATGGCATTGATTTACACACAGCTTCGGATCATCGCACCAATTTCCCCCAAATTCGTGCCAACCTGAAAGATCCAGAGACTTACCGTTGTGCCAAAGCCTTTGGTGCGCCAGTCATGATTCATGCCACAACTCGCGATGGTTCCTTACGACAAGCTGCAGCGAAAAAAGGAATTCCGATTCTATTGTATGAAGGGGGAGAAGCGTTACGGTTTGATCCTGAAGCGATTCGTGTGGGTACGAACGGTATTCTTGGCGTGATGAATATTTTAGGAATGACCCAATTTTCTCCGGTAACTGCTTTTACTGCTGTGGAAATTGAAAAAACGAAGTGGGTGCGTGCTTCTCGCGGGGGCATTTTACGTTTACAAGTCCGTCTGGGCGAGTCAGTGCTGAAAAAACAGATTCTCGCGACAATCGCCAACCCTTTTGGCAAGCAGGGCGTGAAAGTGCGCTCTCCTGTAGCCGGATTAGTGATTGGACAGACCCAAAATCCCTTAGTCAATCAGGGGGATGGCATCATTCATTTAGCAGCCAATCCTTCTGAGTAA
- the psaK gene encoding photosystem I reaction center subunit PsaK yields MLTLLAAVQSTTPATIAWGPSVAMVMIICNVFSIAIGRFAIQNYGGGPELPFPKPAILEGFGVPELLATLSFGHVLGAGVILGLANAGAL; encoded by the coding sequence ATGTTAACTTTACTGGCTGCTGTTCAATCTACCACACCGGCAACAATTGCTTGGGGTCCTTCCGTTGCAATGGTTATGATTATTTGTAATGTTTTTAGTATAGCGATTGGTCGTTTTGCCATTCAAAACTATGGGGGCGGTCCAGAACTTCCTTTCCCCAAACCAGCCATTCTAGAAGGGTTTGGCGTTCCTGAATTATTAGCAACCCTCAGTTTTGGTCATGTCTTAGGGGCAGGAGTGATTTTAGGCTTAGCCAATGCCGGTGCCCTTTAA